Within Caulobacter segnis, the genomic segment GGACGGGTCGCGATTGACGTCGATGACCGTGCGCGAGATCGCGGTCCGCACGATCGTCGCGCCCATCCCCTCGGCGAAGGCGTAGAGGCGGTCGACCCACCAGTCGGCGTCCTTGCGCGCTAGCCACGGCGAGACGAGGCCGACCTCGATGTCCGGCGGGATCTCGGTTCCGGTGTGGGGCAGGGAGATGATGAGGGGGGGCGTCACCGCGCGTCACCTGGAGCCAGCTCACAATCCCACCTCCGACCCCCCCGGCGAAAGCCGGGGCCCAGATTCAGCCTGAGCGGCTTGGGTGTTCGCGTCCGCGACCTCGGCCGATCGCCAAGCGCCCATGGGTTCGATCTGGGCCCCGCCTTTCGCCGGGGAGATCGGGGTGGGGGGGAGGCATCAGCTAACCCCCGGCAGCTCGCCCGCCGCTTCGATCACCGCCCCCGATCGCACCAGGGCGTTGGCCGCCTCCAGGTCCGGGTGGAAGTGGCGGTCGTCCGTCAGGTGCGGCACCTGGCTCCGCGTCAGCTTGCGCACCGCTTCCAGCGCCGCGCTTGATCGCAGCGGGGCGTTGAAGTCGCAGCCCTGCGCCGCGGCCAGCAATTCGATTCCCAGGACGGCGGTCGCGTTCTCAACCATGGCCAAGAGGCGCCGCGCGCCGTGGGCGGCCATCGAGACGTGGTCCTCCTGGTTGGCCGAGGTCGGGATCGAGTCGACGCTGGCCGGATAGGCTTTCTGCTTGTTCTCCGAGACCAGGGCGGCGGCCGTGACCTGCGGGATCATGAAGCCGGAGTTCAGGCCCGGCTTGGGCGTCAGGAACGCCGGCAAACCGGAAAGCGCCGGGTCGACCAGCATGGCGATGCGGCGCTCGGCGATCGAGCCGATCTCGCAGACGGCCAGGGCGATCATGTCGGCGGCGAAGGCCACCGGCTCGGCGTGGAAGTTGCCGCCGGACAGCGCCTCGTCGGCTTCCGGAAAGATCAGCGGATTGTCGGAGACGCCGTTGGCCTCGGTCGCCAGCGTTGTGGCGGCCTGGCGCAGGACGTCCAGCGCCGCGCCCATCACCTGGGGCTGGCAGCGCAGGCAGTAGGGGTCCTGTACGCGCTCGTCGGCCTTCAGGTGCGAGGCGCGGATCTCGGACTGGGCCATCAGCGCGCGTAGGGCGGCGGCGGTCTCGATCTGGCCGGCGTGGCGGCGCAGGGCGTGGATACGCGGGTCGAACGGCGTGTCCGAGCCCTTGGCGGCCTCGGTCGACAGCGCGCCGGTGACCAGGGCCGACTGGAACAGCCGCTCGGCCTCGAACAGGCCCGCCAGGGCGTTGGCGGTCGAGAACTGGGTGCCGTTCAGCAGGGCCAGGCCTTCCTTGGGACCCAAGGTCAGCGGCTCCAGGCCGGCCTTCTTCAGCGCCTTGGACGCCAGCTTGCGCTCGCCGTCGACGAAGATCTCGCCGACCCCGATCATCGTCGCGGCCATATGGGCCAGGGGCGCCAGGTCGCCCGAGGCGCCGACCGAGCCCTGAGCCGGCACGACCGGGATCAGGTCCTGCCGCAGCATCACCTCCAGCATCCGCACGGTCTCGACCCGCACGCCCGAGGCGCCTTGGGCCAGGCTGGCCAGCTTCAGGGCCATCATCAGGCGGATCACCGGGACGGGCGAGGGTTCGCCCACGCCTGCCGCGTGCGACAGGACGATGTTGCGCTGCAGGGTCGCCAGGTCCGCGTCGCCGATGCGGACGCTGGCCAGTTTTCCGAAGCCCGTGTTGATCCCGTAGACCGGCTCGCCCTTGGCCAGGATGCGCTCCACGGCCGCCGCGCTTTCCGCGATCACCGGCCAGGCCGCCTCGGCGAGGGCGGCCTTCGCGCCCCGATAGATCGCCTTCCAATCGGCCAAAGGCACGTCGCCGGGGTTCAGAACAAGCTGGGTCACTGGCCTCTCCACACGCGCGCATGGAGCGGGTTGAAGCCCATGCGATAGACAAGTTCGGCGGGACGCTCGACCTCCCAGACGGCGAGGTCGCAGGCCTTGCCGGCCTCCAGCGTCCCGCGGTCGTTCAGGAGGCCCAGCGCTCGCGCGGCCTCGCGCGTCACGCCGGCCAGGCACTCCTCGACGGTCATCCGGAAGAGGGTGGCGGCCAGGTTCATGACCAGCAGCGGCGAGGTCAGGGGCGAGGTCCCGGGGTTGCAGTCGGTGGCCAGGGCCATGGGCACGCTCGCGGCGCGAAGGGCCGCGATCGGTGGGGCCTTGGTCTCGCGGGTGAAGTAGTAGGCGCCGGGCAGCAGGGTCGCGACCGTGCCCGAGGCGGCCATGGCGGCGACGCCGGCGGCGTCCAGATGCTCGAGGTGGTCCGCCGACAGCGCCCCGAATTCGGCGGCCAGCGCCGCGCCTTCGAGGTTGGACAGCTGCTCGGCGTGCAGCTTGACCGGCAAGCCGTGGGCGCGGGCCGCCTCGAACACCCGGCGGATCTGGGCGGGCGAGAAGCCGATGCCCTCGCAGAAGCCGTCGACCGAGTCGGCCAGGCCCCGCGCTGAGATGGCCGGCATCATCTTCTCGCAGACCAGGTCGACATAGCCGTCCGCGTCGTCGCGGTATTCGGGCGGCAAGGCATGGGCGCCCAGGAAGGTCGTGCTGATCCCGACGCGGCGGATGTCGGCCAGGGCGCGGGCGGCGCGCAGGCTCTTGAGTTCGTCCTCCAGGGAGAGGCCGTAGCCGGACTTGATTTCGACCGTGGTGACGCCTTCGGCGATCAGGGCGTCCAGGCGGGACAGAGCGGCTTGCACGAGCTCGCCTTCCGAAGCCGCGCGGGTGGCCCGCATGGTCGAGACGATGCCGCCGCCGGCCCGGGCGATCTCCTCGTAGCTGGCCCCGGCCAGGCGCAGCTCGAACTCGTGGGCGCGGTCGCCGGCGAACACGAGGTGGGTGTGCGGGTCGATCAGGCTGGGCGTGATCCAGCGACCCTCGCAATCGATCGTGCGGGTGGCTTCGAAGGCGGGGGCGTCATCGGCCGAACCAGCGTAGACGATGCGCCCGTCGCGGGCGGCGATCACGCCGCGCTCGACGATTCCCAGGCCCGGCCGCGTCGGGTCGAGGGTGGCGAGACGGCAAGTTATCCACAGGGTGTCGCACTGCATCCTGGTCGCCTCCCTCTCTTGCGGCGGGGTCTAATATGTATAGACATATTTGCGAACGATGAGGCTTGTCCAGTGACCGACGCCCAAAATCCCGAGCCGACGTCCACGGTGGTCTGGTGCGAGAGCGCCCTGCTGGCGGACGGCTGGGCGCGCGGCGTGAAGCTCACGCTCACCGACGGCCGCATCGCCCGGATCGACACCGACACCAGCGCGGGCGACGCTCAGCGCCTTGGTCCAGCCCTGCCGGGTCTGGGCAACGTCCACAGCCACGCCTTCCAGCGGGCCATGGCGGGCTTGGCCGAGACGCGCGGCGACACGGGCGACACCTTCTGGACCTGGCGCGAGGTGATGTACCGCTTCCTGGAGCGGCTGGACCCCGACATGGCCCAGGCCATCGCCGCCATGGGACAGGTCGAGATGCTGGAGGGCGGCTTCACGCGGGTGGGCGAGTTCCACTACCTGCACCACGCGCCCGACGGCGGCGCCTACGACAATCCGGCCGAGATGGCCGTGCGGATGGCAGCGGCGGCCGAGGAGACCGGGATCGGCCTGACCCTGCTGCCGGTGTTCTACGCTCACAGCAACTTCGGCGGCCTGCCGCCCTCGGACGGCCAGAAGCGCTTCATCCACGACGTGGACGGCTTCGCCCGGCTGGTCGAGGCTTGCCGCGAGATCGTCGCGCCGCTCCCCGAGGCGGTGGTCGGCGTCGCGCCGCACAGCCTGCGCGCCGTCACGGGCGAGGAACTGACCGCCATCCTGCCCCTGGCCGCCGGCGGGCCGATCCACATGCACGTGGCCGAACAGACCAAGGAGGTCGACGACTGCCTGGCCGCCACCGGCGCGCGGCCCGTCCGCTGGCTGATGAACCACGCCGAGGTCGACAAGCGGTGGTGCCTGGTCCACGCCACCCACATCAACGCCACCGAGACCGAGCGCCTGGCCAAGAGCGGCGCGGTGGCGGGCCTGTGTCCGGTGACCGAGGCCAATCTGGGCGACGGGATCTTTCCGGCCCCCGACTATCTGGCCGCTGGCGGAAGCTTCGGAATCGGCACGGACTCCAACATCGTGATCGACGCCGCCCAGGAGCTGCGGACCATGGAATACGCCCAGCGCCTGACCAAGCGGGCGCGCAACGTGCTGGCCGGCGGTTCGCGCCGTTCGACCGGCGGCGACCTGTGGCGGGCGGCGACCGTGGGCGGGGCTCAGGCCCTGGGCGTTGGCCGCGGCGGCCTGCGTCGTGGTGCGCCGGCCGACTTCATCACGCTGGATCCGAACCATCCGAACCTGGTCGGCCGGTCGGGCGACACGCTGATCGACAGCCTGGTGTTCGCCGGCGGCGGGATCGACACCGTCTGGCGGCATGGCCAGCAACGGGTCTCCGGTGGTCGCCACCATGCGCGCGAGGCGATCACCGCGCGCTACGTCCAGACCCTGAAGGCCCTGCTGGCGTGACCGGACCGCTGCATCAGCGCATCCGCTCGGAGATCGAGGCTCGCATCCGCTCGGGCGAA encodes:
- the hutH gene encoding histidine ammonia-lyase translates to MERPVTQLVLNPGDVPLADWKAIYRGAKAALAEAAWPVIAESAAAVERILAKGEPVYGINTGFGKLASVRIGDADLATLQRNIVLSHAAGVGEPSPVPVIRLMMALKLASLAQGASGVRVETVRMLEVMLRQDLIPVVPAQGSVGASGDLAPLAHMAATMIGVGEIFVDGERKLASKALKKAGLEPLTLGPKEGLALLNGTQFSTANALAGLFEAERLFQSALVTGALSTEAAKGSDTPFDPRIHALRRHAGQIETAAALRALMAQSEIRASHLKADERVQDPYCLRCQPQVMGAALDVLRQAATTLATEANGVSDNPLIFPEADEALSGGNFHAEPVAFAADMIALAVCEIGSIAERRIAMLVDPALSGLPAFLTPKPGLNSGFMIPQVTAAALVSENKQKAYPASVDSIPTSANQEDHVSMAAHGARRLLAMVENATAVLGIELLAAAQGCDFNAPLRSSAALEAVRKLTRSQVPHLTDDRHFHPDLEAANALVRSGAVIEAAGELPGVS
- the hutI gene encoding imidazolonepropionase, with the protein product MQCDTLWITCRLATLDPTRPGLGIVERGVIAARDGRIVYAGSADDAPAFEATRTIDCEGRWITPSLIDPHTHLVFAGDRAHEFELRLAGASYEEIARAGGGIVSTMRATRAASEGELVQAALSRLDALIAEGVTTVEIKSGYGLSLEDELKSLRAARALADIRRVGISTTFLGAHALPPEYRDDADGYVDLVCEKMMPAISARGLADSVDGFCEGIGFSPAQIRRVFEAARAHGLPVKLHAEQLSNLEGAALAAEFGALSADHLEHLDAAGVAAMAASGTVATLLPGAYYFTRETKAPPIAALRAASVPMALATDCNPGTSPLTSPLLVMNLAATLFRMTVEECLAGVTREAARALGLLNDRGTLEAGKACDLAVWEVERPAELVYRMGFNPLHARVWRGQ
- a CDS encoding formimidoylglutamate deiminase gives rise to the protein MTDAQNPEPTSTVVWCESALLADGWARGVKLTLTDGRIARIDTDTSAGDAQRLGPALPGLGNVHSHAFQRAMAGLAETRGDTGDTFWTWREVMYRFLERLDPDMAQAIAAMGQVEMLEGGFTRVGEFHYLHHAPDGGAYDNPAEMAVRMAAAAEETGIGLTLLPVFYAHSNFGGLPPSDGQKRFIHDVDGFARLVEACREIVAPLPEAVVGVAPHSLRAVTGEELTAILPLAAGGPIHMHVAEQTKEVDDCLAATGARPVRWLMNHAEVDKRWCLVHATHINATETERLAKSGAVAGLCPVTEANLGDGIFPAPDYLAAGGSFGIGTDSNIVIDAAQELRTMEYAQRLTKRARNVLAGGSRRSTGGDLWRAATVGGAQALGVGRGGLRRGAPADFITLDPNHPNLVGRSGDTLIDSLVFAGGGIDTVWRHGQQRVSGGRHHAREAITARYVQTLKALLA